One Amycolatopsis thermophila DNA segment encodes these proteins:
- a CDS encoding WS/DGAT/MGAT family O-acyltransferase, which translates to MPLMPFTDSMFLLVESREHPMHVGGLQLFQTPEGADHTYLRSLREDLVKNTDVRPLFRQRVARPVNTLGYAAWAHDDDLDLDYHFRHSALPYPGRIRELLELTSRWHSTLLDRHRPLWEIHLVEGLQDGRFGMYSKVHHALMDGVSALRHLQGTLSDDPDDRSCPPPWGSRKMQGGKPPRNARSLLRLGTSSVKQLAGMAPAAAKVAREAFREHTLLLPMQAPRTIFNVPIGGARRFAAQSWPLKRVRAIATATGTSRNDVVLAMCAGALRDYLIEQRALPDAPLVAMVPVSMRKPADIGETSGNQIGAVLCNLGTDQSDPAKRLMTIHQSMRDAKRIFKELTPLQALLLSGINVAQLGVSPIPGVVNNTRPPFNLVISNVPGPRTQMYWNGAKLDGIYPASVLLDGQALNITLTNSGDNLDFGITGCRRSVPHLQRILTHLDTALEELEFAAR; encoded by the coding sequence ATGCCGTTGATGCCTTTTACCGACTCCATGTTCCTGCTGGTGGAAAGCCGCGAGCACCCGATGCACGTGGGCGGCCTGCAACTGTTCCAGACGCCCGAGGGCGCCGACCACACCTACCTCCGAAGCCTGCGTGAAGACCTGGTCAAGAACACCGATGTCCGCCCGCTGTTCCGGCAGCGGGTCGCGCGCCCGGTGAACACGCTCGGTTACGCGGCCTGGGCCCACGACGACGACCTCGACCTCGACTACCACTTCCGGCACTCCGCGCTGCCCTACCCCGGTCGCATCCGGGAACTGCTGGAACTCACCTCCCGCTGGCACAGCACGCTGCTCGACCGCCACCGCCCGCTGTGGGAGATCCACCTGGTCGAAGGGCTGCAGGACGGCCGCTTCGGGATGTATAGCAAGGTGCACCACGCGCTGATGGACGGCGTCTCGGCGCTGCGGCACCTGCAGGGCACGCTGTCCGACGACCCGGACGACCGCAGCTGCCCGCCGCCGTGGGGCTCGCGCAAGATGCAGGGTGGCAAGCCGCCGCGCAACGCCCGGTCGCTGCTGCGTCTGGGCACCAGCTCGGTCAAGCAGCTCGCGGGGATGGCCCCGGCGGCGGCGAAGGTGGCCCGCGAGGCGTTCCGCGAGCACACCCTGCTGCTGCCGATGCAGGCCCCGAGGACGATCTTCAACGTGCCGATCGGCGGTGCACGCCGGTTCGCCGCGCAGTCCTGGCCGCTCAAGCGGGTGCGCGCGATCGCGACCGCCACCGGCACCTCCCGCAACGACGTGGTGCTCGCGATGTGCGCCGGCGCCCTGCGGGACTACCTCATCGAGCAGCGCGCCCTGCCCGACGCGCCGCTGGTCGCGATGGTGCCGGTGTCGATGCGCAAGCCGGCCGACATCGGCGAGACGTCGGGCAACCAGATCGGCGCGGTGCTGTGCAACCTGGGCACCGACCAGTCCGACCCGGCGAAGCGACTGATGACGATCCACCAGTCCATGCGCGACGCGAAGCGGATCTTCAAGGAGCTGACCCCGCTGCAGGCGCTGCTGCTGTCCGGCATCAACGTGGCGCAGCTGGGCGTGTCGCCGATCCCGGGCGTCGTCAACAACACGCGCCCGCCGTTCAACCTGGTGATCTCCAACGTGCCCGGCCCGCGCACGCAGATGTACTGGAACGGCGCCAAACTCGACGGCATCTACCCCGCGTCGGTGCTGCTGGACGGTCAGGCGCTCAACATCACGCTGACCAACAGCGGCGACAACCTCGACTTCGGCATCACCGGCTGCCGCCGCTCGGTGCCGCACCTCCAGCGCATCCTGACGCACCTGGACACCGCGCTCGAGGAGCTGGAGTTCGCGGCCCGGTAG
- a CDS encoding glutathione S-transferase family protein, whose product MTIPTDPETGEFKRSPNRFTARITADGADGWPVEAGRYRLVVSRACPWASRGLIVRRLMGLEEALSVAIADPIQDERSWRFTLDPDGRDPVLGIRFLGEAYHAADPDYDGGISVPAIVDIPSGKLVTNDYPQITLDLDTEWGAYYRDGAPDLYPEKLRDEIDEINRAVYRDVNAAVYEAGFATKQSAYDDAYRRLFARLDALSDRLSGQRYLVGDTITEADIRLFTTLVRFDPVYHGHFKCNRNKLTEMPVLWAYARDLFQTPGFGDTVDFDHIKRHYYQVHEQVNPTRIVPNGPDLSGWAEPHGREDLGGRPFGDGSPPGPPPANEVVPPQW is encoded by the coding sequence ATGACCATTCCGACGGATCCGGAAACGGGCGAGTTCAAGCGATCGCCGAACCGCTTCACGGCGCGGATCACCGCCGACGGAGCGGACGGCTGGCCGGTGGAGGCGGGCCGGTACCGGCTCGTGGTCAGCCGCGCCTGCCCGTGGGCCAGCCGCGGGCTGATCGTGCGGCGGTTGATGGGACTGGAGGAAGCGCTGTCCGTCGCGATCGCCGATCCCATCCAGGACGAGCGCAGCTGGCGGTTCACGCTCGACCCGGACGGCCGCGATCCGGTGCTGGGCATCAGGTTCCTCGGCGAGGCCTACCACGCTGCCGACCCGGACTACGACGGCGGCATCAGCGTGCCGGCGATCGTCGACATCCCCAGCGGCAAGCTCGTCACCAACGACTACCCGCAGATCACGCTCGACCTGGATACCGAGTGGGGCGCGTACTACCGCGACGGCGCGCCGGACCTGTACCCGGAGAAGCTGCGCGACGAGATCGACGAGATCAACCGCGCGGTGTACCGCGACGTGAACGCGGCGGTGTACGAGGCGGGGTTCGCGACGAAGCAGTCCGCCTACGACGACGCGTACCGCCGGCTGTTCGCGCGGCTCGATGCGCTTTCGGATCGGTTGTCGGGGCAGCGTTATCTCGTCGGCGACACGATCACCGAGGCCGATATCCGGTTGTTCACGACGCTCGTCCGGTTCGACCCGGTCTACCACGGGCACTTCAAGTGCAACCGGAACAAGCTGACCGAGATGCCGGTGTTGTGGGCGTACGCGCGGGATCTGTTCCAGACGCCCGGTTTCGGTGACACGGTGGACTTCGACCACATCAAGCGGCACTACTACCAGGTGCACGAGCAGGTCAATCCGACGCGGATCGTGCCGAATGGTCCGGACCTGTCCGGCTGGGCGGAGCCGCACGGCCGCGAGGACCTGGGCGGACGACCCTTCGGGGACGGTTCGCCCCCGGGGCCGCCGCCGGCGAACGAGGTCGTGCCGCCGCAGTGGTGA
- a CDS encoding thiamine pyrophosphate-binding protein: protein MTKTGAQHLADALLELGAEVVFGLPGVHNLPIWEALADSPLRLIGVRHEQTAGYAADGFARATGKLGVAIVTTGPGAANTIAAVGEAMASGSPVLVIATDIPASLRRPGTVRGVLHETSDQAALFAPVTKATFTVEAPEDLAPTILRAARLAQRPQSGPVYVGVPTDFLRHNGFRGPDPEPTETFPALALSDLDAARRMLAMASKPLIWAGGGAVRAEAGPVIGQLAEKLAAPVITTFAARGLLPLAHPCAAPNPVHAPEVGALWDEADVVLGIGTDFDGLMTQNWLMPKPPKLIVINVDPKDAAKNYPPDITLVGDARDVVPQLLQGLPARPGLGELKERLQRISEQVRRRVRSEEPQAADFLRTLEETLPESAMLVADMCIAGYWAGGFHRVPAPHRFAYPMGWGTLGFGFPAALGAAATGAGRVVCISGDGGFLYGCGDLATLAQESLPVTVIIVDDGGYGMLRFDQDREGLPHRGVNLHTPDFVGLARSFGVDAGRVEGFGRAFRRLLGEFVRSDEPNVLVVRASLKPPVNTSPRWYRAKRR, encoded by the coding sequence GTGACGAAGACCGGCGCCCAGCACCTCGCGGACGCGCTGCTCGAGCTCGGGGCCGAGGTCGTGTTCGGCCTGCCGGGCGTGCACAACCTGCCGATCTGGGAGGCGCTGGCGGACAGTCCGCTGCGGCTGATCGGCGTCCGGCACGAGCAGACCGCGGGGTACGCCGCGGACGGGTTCGCCAGGGCGACGGGGAAGCTCGGGGTCGCGATCGTGACGACCGGCCCCGGCGCGGCGAACACGATCGCCGCGGTCGGGGAGGCGATGGCGTCCGGGTCGCCGGTGCTGGTGATCGCGACGGACATCCCGGCGAGCCTGCGCCGGCCCGGCACCGTGCGCGGTGTGCTGCACGAGACCAGTGACCAGGCGGCGTTGTTCGCGCCCGTGACGAAGGCGACGTTCACGGTCGAGGCGCCGGAGGACCTGGCGCCGACGATCCTGCGCGCGGCGCGGCTCGCGCAGCGGCCGCAGAGCGGGCCGGTGTACGTCGGTGTGCCCACGGATTTCCTGCGGCACAACGGTTTCCGTGGTCCGGACCCGGAGCCGACGGAGACGTTCCCCGCGCTGGCGTTGTCGGATCTCGACGCGGCGCGGCGGATGCTGGCGATGGCGTCGAAGCCGTTGATCTGGGCGGGTGGCGGCGCGGTGCGGGCCGAGGCGGGGCCGGTGATCGGGCAGCTGGCGGAGAAGCTGGCGGCGCCGGTGATCACGACGTTCGCCGCGCGGGGGCTGTTGCCGCTAGCGCACCCGTGTGCCGCGCCGAACCCGGTGCACGCGCCGGAGGTGGGCGCGTTGTGGGACGAGGCCGATGTGGTGCTGGGCATCGGGACCGATTTCGACGGGTTGATGACGCAGAACTGGCTGATGCCGAAGCCGCCGAAGCTGATCGTGATCAACGTGGACCCGAAGGACGCGGCGAAGAACTACCCGCCGGACATCACGCTCGTCGGTGATGCGCGTGATGTGGTGCCGCAGTTGTTGCAGGGGTTGCCGGCGCGGCCGGGGTTGGGTGAGCTGAAAGAGCGGTTGCAGCGGATTTCGGAGCAGGTGCGCCGGCGGGTGCGCAGTGAGGAGCCGCAGGCCGCGGATTTCCTGCGCACGCTGGAGGAAACGCTGCCGGAGAGCGCGATGCTGGTGGCGGACATGTGCATCGCCGGGTATTGGGCGGGCGGGTTCCACCGGGTGCCGGCGCCGCACCGCTTCGCGTACCCGATGGGCTGGGGCACGCTGGGTTTCGGTTTCCCGGCCGCGCTGGGCGCGGCGGCCACCGGGGCCGGCCGGGTGGTCTGCATCAGCGGCGACGGCGGGTTCCTGTACGGCTGCGGTGATCTCGCGACGCTGGCGCAGGAGTCGCTGCCGGTGACGGTGATCATCGTCGACGACGGTGGGTACGGCATGCTGCGGTTCGATCAGGACCGGGAGGGGTTGCCGCACCGCGGGGTCAACCTGCACACGCCCGACTTCGTCGGCCTGGCCCGCTCCTTCGGTGTGGACGCGGGACGCGTGGAAGGCTTCGGCCGCGCCTTCCGGCGCCTCCTGGGCGAGTTCGTCCGCAGCGACGAGCCGAACGTGCTGGTGGTGAGGGCCTCCCTGAAGCCGCCGGTGAACACCTCGCCCCGCTGGTACCGCGCGAAGCGCCGCTGA
- a CDS encoding zinc-binding dehydrogenase has translation MAATRGQLMRAVVMDAPGGPEVLQVREVPTPEVRDGWTLVRVKGFGLNRSELMTRQGHSPNVRFPRVLGIECVGEVVESRDPRLAPGTTVAAVMGEMGREFDGGYAEYALLPDDLLIPVRTELPWDVFAALPETYLTAWGSLEVLGSTSPGQTLLVRGGTSSVGMAALSLARERGLVTIATTRKREKVASLEKAGADHVVVDSGDIAADVRALVPDGPDYVLDLVGAPTVVDSLQLVARGGTVCMTGMLSGKWVVPDFEPVAMIPSGTKLTAFQSNDIRGTAGGEALQQIVDGVARGVYHPNVDRVFRLDDIVAAHTYMEANQAAGKVVVLND, from the coding sequence ATGGCTGCAACAAGGGGGCAACTGATGCGCGCGGTGGTGATGGACGCGCCGGGCGGGCCGGAGGTACTGCAGGTCCGCGAGGTGCCGACGCCCGAGGTGCGAGACGGCTGGACGCTCGTCCGGGTGAAGGGGTTCGGGCTGAACCGGTCGGAGCTGATGACGCGGCAGGGGCATTCGCCGAACGTCCGGTTCCCGCGGGTCCTGGGCATCGAGTGCGTTGGTGAGGTCGTGGAGTCGCGGGACCCACGGCTCGCGCCAGGCACCACGGTCGCCGCGGTGATGGGCGAGATGGGCCGGGAGTTCGACGGGGGCTACGCGGAGTACGCGCTGCTGCCGGACGACCTGCTGATCCCGGTGCGCACCGAGCTGCCGTGGGACGTCTTCGCCGCCCTGCCCGAGACGTACCTGACGGCGTGGGGGTCGCTCGAGGTGCTCGGGTCGACCTCGCCAGGGCAGACCCTGCTGGTGCGGGGAGGGACGTCGTCGGTGGGGATGGCCGCGCTGTCGCTGGCGCGGGAGCGCGGGCTGGTGACGATCGCGACCACGCGGAAGCGGGAGAAGGTCGCGTCGCTGGAGAAGGCCGGGGCCGACCACGTCGTGGTGGACTCCGGCGACATCGCGGCGGACGTGCGGGCCCTGGTGCCGGATGGGCCGGACTACGTGCTGGACCTGGTCGGGGCGCCGACGGTGGTGGATTCCCTGCAGCTCGTCGCCCGCGGCGGCACGGTGTGCATGACCGGGATGCTGAGCGGGAAGTGGGTGGTGCCCGATTTCGAACCGGTGGCGATGATCCCCTCGGGCACGAAGTTGACGGCGTTCCAGAGCAACGACATCCGCGGCACCGCCGGGGGCGAGGCGCTGCAGCAGATCGTCGACGGCGTGGCCCGCGGGGTCTACCACCCGAACGTGGACCGGGTCTTCCGGCTGGACGACATCGTCGCCGCGCACACCTACATGGAGGCCAACCAGGCCGCCGGAAAGGTCGTGGTGCTCAACGACTGA
- a CDS encoding DUF2795 domain-containing protein codes for MAAPNPIQMQKFLSGVDYPCTRDKLVDHAQSQGAPDDVLDHLRKLPDREYDGPNAVSAEFTNT; via the coding sequence ATGGCGGCCCCGAATCCGATTCAGATGCAGAAGTTCCTGTCGGGCGTGGACTACCCGTGCACGCGGGACAAGCTGGTGGACCACGCGCAGAGCCAGGGTGCCCCCGACGACGTCCTGGACCACCTGCGGAAGCTGCCGGACCGCGAGTACGACGGCCCGAACGCGGTGAGCGCCGAGTTCACGAACACCTGA
- a CDS encoding alpha/beta fold hydrolase, which yields MMEYLSIPTAAGSFDAIAAGPADGRPVLLLHGFPEAAVSWEHQVAVLGDRGYRAVAPDQRGYSPGVRPELAAEYGMDSIVGDVLAIADELGWSRFDLVGHDWGAAAAWWTASEHPGRLRTLTAVSTPHPGALGNALRTDEDQQMRSQYMRDWRSSGTEKQMLANNGEALRRMFEWKVPASRVDEYVRRLSEPGALTAALNWYRANRPRAEIGKVTVPTLYVWSTEDVAFGSTAALDTENWVAGAYSFQMLEDVTHWIPEEVPEVLTALLLEHLSAH from the coding sequence GTGATGGAGTACCTGAGCATCCCCACCGCGGCCGGCTCGTTCGACGCGATCGCGGCCGGCCCCGCCGACGGCCGTCCCGTCCTGCTGCTGCACGGTTTCCCCGAGGCCGCCGTCTCGTGGGAGCACCAGGTCGCCGTGCTGGGCGATCGCGGGTACCGGGCGGTGGCGCCCGACCAGCGCGGCTACTCGCCGGGGGTGCGGCCGGAGCTCGCCGCGGAGTACGGGATGGACTCGATCGTCGGTGACGTCCTGGCCATCGCCGACGAGCTGGGGTGGTCCCGGTTCGACCTCGTGGGTCACGACTGGGGCGCGGCGGCCGCGTGGTGGACGGCGTCCGAGCACCCCGGCCGGCTGCGCACGCTGACCGCGGTGTCGACACCGCATCCCGGCGCGTTGGGCAACGCGTTGCGGACGGACGAGGACCAGCAGATGCGGTCGCAGTACATGCGGGACTGGCGATCGAGCGGCACGGAAAAGCAGATGCTGGCCAACAACGGCGAGGCGCTGCGGCGGATGTTCGAGTGGAAGGTGCCCGCCAGCCGGGTCGACGAGTACGTCCGGCGGCTCTCCGAGCCGGGCGCGCTGACCGCCGCGCTGAACTGGTACCGCGCGAACCGCCCCCGGGCCGAGATCGGCAAGGTCACGGTGCCGACGCTGTACGTGTGGAGCACGGAGGACGTCGCGTTCGGCTCGACGGCCGCCCTGGACACCGAGAACTGGGTCGCGGGAGCGTACTCGTTCCAGATGCTGGAGGACGTGACGCACTGGATCCCCGAGGAGGTGCCCGAGGTCCTGACCGCCCTGCTGCTGGAGCACCTGAGCGCGCACTGA
- a CDS encoding PaaX family transcriptional regulator, whose translation MASWSASREVSAIADTTARPTVSRRREVSHTSARSVLMTVLGEFVLPRDRPVWTSTLVDVLGTFGIEEKSARQALARTAAEGWLVSERHGRRVRWSLTAPGRRLLSEGAERIYGFGREDTPWDGTWLMLLVSVPETKRDLRHSLRTRLTWAGFGSPTPGVWISPHPGRQDEACTIVRDLGLHAEAMSFVASYGKIGDEDAMVARAWDLTALEERYEDFIDEFAALAPDSGEAVLHAQTRLVHEWRRFPFLDPRLPGRLLPPNWSGAKAAELFHRRHVEWRPVAQRHWDELVGAEEAA comes from the coding sequence ATGGCGTCTTGGTCAGCTTCGCGGGAGGTGAGCGCGATCGCGGACACCACGGCCCGCCCCACCGTGAGCAGGCGGCGCGAGGTCAGCCATACGAGCGCGCGGTCGGTGCTGATGACCGTGCTCGGCGAGTTCGTGCTGCCCCGTGACCGGCCGGTGTGGACATCCACGCTCGTCGACGTGCTGGGCACGTTCGGCATCGAGGAGAAGTCCGCCCGCCAGGCACTCGCGCGCACTGCGGCGGAGGGCTGGCTGGTGTCCGAGCGGCACGGCCGCCGCGTGCGGTGGTCGCTGACCGCGCCGGGCCGGCGGCTGCTGTCCGAGGGGGCGGAGCGGATCTACGGCTTCGGCCGCGAGGACACGCCGTGGGACGGCACCTGGCTCATGCTGCTGGTGTCGGTGCCCGAGACGAAGCGGGACCTGCGGCACAGCCTGCGCACGCGGCTGACGTGGGCGGGTTTCGGTTCGCCGACGCCCGGCGTGTGGATCAGCCCGCACCCCGGTCGCCAGGACGAGGCGTGCACGATCGTGCGCGACCTCGGGCTGCACGCCGAGGCGATGTCGTTCGTCGCGTCGTACGGCAAGATCGGCGACGAGGACGCGATGGTCGCGCGCGCGTGGGACCTGACCGCCCTCGAGGAGCGGTACGAGGACTTCATCGACGAATTCGCCGCGCTGGCACCGGATTCCGGCGAAGCTGTGCTGCACGCCCAGACCCGCCTGGTGCACGAATGGCGCCGCTTCCCGTTCCTCGACCCGCGCCTGCCCGGACGGTTGCTGCCGCCGAACTGGAGCGGCGCCAAGGCGGCCGAGCTGTTCCACCGCAGGCACGTCGAATGGCGCCCGGTGGCGCAGCGGCACTGGGACGAACTGGTCGGCGCGGAGGAAGCCGCTTGA
- a CDS encoding winged helix-turn-helix domain-containing protein, which yields MEIRPETTLPDHPVRIALLDLLAEVGTVTANEASRRLGYSSGLCSFHLRQLARQGLIEEAPRGRGRIRPWQLRWESSENSPEPDLADPGFTTVLHLTPDELNELAESMRELIERYPERAPEGAGTRAVTVDFHVFSTPTRH from the coding sequence GTGGAGATCCGACCCGAGACGACGTTGCCCGACCACCCGGTGCGCATCGCCCTGCTGGACCTGCTGGCCGAGGTCGGCACGGTGACCGCGAACGAGGCGAGCAGGCGGCTCGGGTACAGCTCCGGCCTGTGCTCGTTCCACCTGCGGCAACTGGCCCGGCAGGGCCTCATCGAGGAAGCGCCGCGCGGCCGCGGGCGGATCAGGCCCTGGCAGCTGCGCTGGGAATCGTCGGAGAATTCACCGGAACCGGATCTCGCCGACCCCGGGTTCACCACGGTCCTGCACCTGACTCCGGACGAGCTGAACGAGCTCGCCGAGTCGATGCGGGAACTGATCGAGCGTTATCCGGAACGGGCCCCGGAAGGCGCGGGAACCCGGGCCGTCACGGTCGATTTCCACGTGTTTTCGACACCCACCCGGCACTGA
- the def gene encoding peptide deformylase — MAVYVQGKPAGDCPRVLPEAERGTPRRITEIGEVILARPCRPATEFGTPELAALIDDMFATLYVAEGAGLAANQVDVDLRLFVWDCWDEYGDRHIGHILNPVLDEEPVSARRLLEAPEGCLSVPGPYAKLPRADHAVVRGVDQDGEPLVIEGRGYFARCLQHETDHLDGGLYVDRLPQRKRKSVLREMDKSRDEVMARRAELAEELRRSRSPEGR, encoded by the coding sequence ATGGCCGTCTACGTGCAGGGCAAGCCGGCCGGGGACTGCCCGCGGGTGCTGCCGGAGGCCGAGCGGGGCACGCCGCGGCGGATCACCGAGATCGGCGAGGTGATCCTGGCGCGCCCGTGCCGTCCCGCCACCGAGTTCGGCACCCCGGAGCTGGCGGCGCTGATCGACGACATGTTCGCGACGCTGTACGTCGCGGAGGGCGCCGGGCTGGCCGCCAACCAGGTGGACGTCGACCTGCGCCTGTTCGTGTGGGACTGCTGGGACGAGTACGGCGACCGGCACATCGGGCACATCCTCAACCCGGTGCTCGACGAGGAGCCGGTGTCCGCGCGCCGGCTGCTCGAAGCGCCCGAGGGCTGCCTGTCCGTGCCCGGCCCGTACGCGAAGCTGCCGCGCGCCGACCACGCCGTGGTGCGCGGCGTCGACCAGGACGGCGAGCCGCTGGTGATCGAGGGGCGGGGTTACTTCGCGCGGTGCCTGCAACACGAGACCGACCACCTCGACGGCGGCCTCTACGTGGACCGCCTGCCGCAGCGCAAGCGCAAGTCGGTGTTGCGGGAGATGGATAAGTCGCGCGACGAGGTGATGGCCCGCCGCGCCGAACTGGCGGAGGAGCTCAGGCGATCTCGTTCGCCAGAAGGTCGCTGA
- the pepE gene encoding dipeptidase PepE produces MRLLLLSNSTAPGRGYLEHATDALAEVLADVRRLVFVPFALADHDAYTAAVAKALAPFGVEVAGAHQDDPIKLLNSAQAVFTGGGNTFRLLRQLYRRELLAPIRDRVAHGTVYIGSSAGTNVACPTIRTTNDMPIVQPPAFDAAGFVPFQINPHYLDPDPSSTHMGETREERIQQFLEENDVPVLGLREGTWLRREGQTLTLGGGEPGARLFRRGTEPVELAPGADLSDLLANEIA; encoded by the coding sequence ATGCGTCTGCTGCTGCTGTCGAACTCGACCGCGCCCGGGCGCGGCTACCTGGAGCACGCGACCGACGCGCTGGCCGAAGTGCTCGCCGACGTGCGGCGCCTGGTGTTCGTGCCGTTCGCCCTCGCCGACCACGACGCCTACACCGCGGCCGTCGCCAAGGCGCTCGCCCCGTTCGGGGTCGAGGTCGCCGGCGCCCACCAGGACGACCCGATCAAGCTGCTGAACTCCGCCCAGGCCGTGTTCACCGGCGGCGGCAACACCTTCCGGCTCCTGCGCCAGCTCTACCGCCGCGAACTGCTCGCCCCGATCCGCGACCGGGTGGCGCACGGAACCGTCTACATCGGATCGAGCGCGGGCACCAACGTCGCCTGCCCCACCATCCGCACCACCAACGACATGCCGATCGTGCAGCCGCCGGCGTTCGACGCCGCCGGGTTCGTGCCGTTCCAGATCAACCCGCACTACCTCGACCCCGACCCGTCGTCCACCCACATGGGCGAAACCCGCGAGGAGCGGATCCAGCAGTTCCTCGAGGAGAACGACGTCCCGGTGCTCGGCCTGCGCGAGGGCACCTGGCTGCGCCGCGAAGGCCAGACGCTCACCCTCGGCGGCGGCGAGCCGGGCGCACGGCTGTTCCGGCGCGGTACCGAACCGGTGGAACTGGCCCCCGGCGCGGACCTCAGCGACCTTCTGGCGAACGAGATCGCCTGA
- a CDS encoding TIGR03667 family PPOX class F420-dependent oxidoreductase, whose amino-acid sequence MAGDVLPDPSSPFGRRVRERLEAERVIWLTTTGADGTPQPNPVWFLWADGGFLIYNAAKAKRLDHIRDRPQVSLNFDSDGQGGNIVVFRGLARPADTQPAPHENEAYVEKYGEAMRQIRGSHEAFSEAYPHALRIEVNGVRGF is encoded by the coding sequence ATGGCAGGTGACGTGCTTCCCGACCCGTCGAGCCCGTTCGGACGACGCGTGCGCGAGCGGCTGGAGGCCGAACGGGTCATCTGGCTGACGACCACGGGCGCCGATGGCACGCCCCAGCCGAACCCGGTGTGGTTCCTGTGGGCCGACGGCGGGTTCCTGATCTACAACGCCGCCAAGGCGAAACGACTCGACCACATCCGCGACCGGCCGCAGGTCTCCCTCAACTTCGACAGCGACGGGCAGGGCGGGAACATCGTGGTGTTCCGCGGACTGGCCCGGCCCGCTGACACCCAGCCCGCGCCCCACGAGAACGAGGCCTACGTGGAGAAGTACGGCGAGGCGATGCGGCAGATCAGGGGCAGCCACGAGGCGTTCTCGGAGGCCTACCCCCACGCGCTGCGCATCGAGGTCAACGGAGTGCGCGGCTTCTAG
- a CDS encoding helix-turn-helix domain-containing protein — MAVEDVLDARLRALAIRVRKLRRDRDLSQADLADRAGVSRSVIAELERSRLAQGAPRPARNITLDTLFRMAEALGVHPAELLDDRE; from the coding sequence GTGGCTGTCGAGGACGTCTTGGACGCGCGCCTGCGCGCACTGGCAATCCGCGTGCGCAAACTGCGCAGGGACCGCGACCTGAGCCAAGCCGACCTCGCCGACCGCGCCGGGGTCTCCCGCTCGGTGATCGCGGAGCTGGAACGGTCGCGACTGGCGCAAGGCGCCCCCCGCCCGGCGCGCAACATCACGCTCGACACGCTCTTCCGGATGGCGGAGGCGCTCGGGGTTCATCCCGCTGAGCTGCTGGATGACCGGGAGTGA
- a CDS encoding GntR family transcriptional regulator encodes MSRELVTSGPAYLYDLVADDLTRRIESGELAPNTPLPAELALARQYGVSLGTCRHATKILRDRGLVRTVPSKGTFVAERPRRMPVYCLEAFRSVA; translated from the coding sequence GTGAGCAGAGAACTCGTCACCTCCGGTCCCGCCTACCTCTACGACCTCGTGGCCGACGACCTCACCCGGCGCATCGAGTCGGGCGAGCTCGCGCCCAACACGCCGCTCCCGGCCGAGCTGGCACTGGCGCGCCAATACGGCGTGTCGCTCGGGACGTGCCGCCACGCGACGAAGATCCTGCGGGACCGCGGGCTGGTGCGCACCGTCCCCTCGAAAGGCACGTTCGTCGCGGAACGGCCGCGGCGCATGCCGGTCTACTGCCTCGAGGCGTTCCGCTCTGTGGCGTGA